A single Amphiura filiformis chromosome 19, Afil_fr2py, whole genome shotgun sequence DNA region contains:
- the LOC140141397 gene encoding uncharacterized protein: MGKKKSTNRMSTRRGRGRGMHNSNLHTIEHNSDHNNTGSNSPSNTSNCNSSALNRSGVIGAGVRETRSQTQAMRNENENDQHPMIPQPGSQRIVIRGRGRGRGRGRGATTQRVAQQPGTGGNHGNPVLIPQNQPEPEVGYQEQQQQQIAPIQQPQVLRVQQAQPQAVQLLQENTVTWIVGDSIVDRAGRNDAQLHGGGRCFWRGHPGGRCAALVPRVRRMTHGVGNTHPTTLILHVGTNDILKSPIGEIRKRVKENLLGLRELLPNTRLMWSDILPRLGYSDEKKRGAGLRCTRNINKWAHKICRTEITNAHVITHLDIFHPDKRNIDRPLWIWDCTHPSDFGLLHLRQKWQNALIHFNAHPESFSYPPGSTEEN, translated from the exons ATGGGGAAAAAGAAGAGTACAAATCGAATGTCAACAAGGAGAGGCCGTGGTCGAGGAATGCATAATTCTAACCTCCACACCATTGAACACAACTCTGATCACAATAATACTGGAAGTAACTCACCCAGTAATACGAGCAACTGTAATTCATCAGCGCTCAATAGATCGGGGGTGATTGGTGCTGGTGTCCGGGAAACACGTTCCCAAACACAGGCGATGaggaatgaaaatgaaaatgatcaACATCCAATGATACCTCAACCGGGATCTCAACGCATTGTTATCAGAGGTCGGGGTCGTGGTCGTGGTCGTGGTCGTGGAGCTACAACACAACGTGTAGCACAACAACCAGGCACtggtggtaaccatggtaacccggTATTGATACCACAGAATCAACCAGAACCAGAAGTTGGGtaccaagaacaacaacaacaacagatagCGCCTATACAGCAACCACAAGTTTTGCGTGTACAACAGGCACAGCCACAGGCGGTCCAATTGTTGCAAG AGAATACTGTTACTTGGATAGTAGGAGATAGTATCGTTGATCGAGCTGGCCGAAACGATGCACAACTCCATGGTGGAGGCCGGTGTTTTTGGAGGGGACATCCGGGTGGGAGATGTGCAGCCTTGGTGCCTAGAGTCAGAAGAATGACGCATGGGGTGGGAAACACCCATCCGACCACACTTATTTTACATGTGGGCACTAATGACATTCTTAAGAGCCCAATAGGAgaaatcagaaaaagagtaaAGGAAAACCTTCTGGGTCTAAGAGAATTGTTGCCAAACACTAGACTCATGTGGTCGGATATATTACCCAGGCTTGGTTACTCGGATGAGAAGAAACGTGGTGCTGGGCTCAGATGTAcgagaaatataaataaatgggCCCACAAGATCTGCAGAACGGAAATAACAAATGCACATGTTATTACCCACTTAGATATCTTCCATCCAGACAAGCGCAATATTGATAGACCACTATGGATCTGGGATTGCACACACCCGTCAGATTTTGGCCTTTTACATCTCAGGCAAAAGTGGCAAAATGCTCTCATCCATTTCAATGCACATCCAGAGAGCTTCTCATATCCCCCAGGCTCAACTGAGGAAAATTAA
- the LOC140141633 gene encoding uncharacterized protein: MRTRSRRGRHTSPRIPLDTLKIETQRLLQSSLAPSTWASYRRSLDSFIEFRSQSNLQPVWPVSQYDIVAYISYLSITGWAPASINSHISALAFVHKVNGWKDPTDTFIIKKLKEGCRRLNTRADTRLPITPAILMRLGQVLPSICNSQFEVLLFKAAFVLAFFGFLRVSEFTCPKKCGDFPRVLSAQDIRLVGERRETLEIKIRYSKTDQKGESEKLLIDNCVNMAIQAIMEFYAVRPSQQGPFFIHFGGDPLTFQFNHILRQGIKAIGLSPRDFSSHSFRIGAATTAFLCGIPEERIKEMGRWKSSAVQLYIRPHHFLTL; the protein is encoded by the exons ATGCGCACCAGGAGCAGAAGAGGTAGGCACACCAGTCCCAGAATTCCTTTGGACACTCTGAAAATAGAGACGCAGCGGTTATTGCAATCTTCACTAGCGCCAAGCACTTGGGCATCCTATAGAAGAAGTTTAGATTCTTTCATTGAATTTAGAAGCCAAAGTAATTTACAACCAGTGTGGCCAGTGTCTCAATACGATATTGTGGCATATATATCATATTTATCAATTACGGGATGGGCGCCAGCATCCATAAATTCTCATATATCGGCACTGGCATTTGTTCATAAGGTGAATGGTTGGAAAGATCCAACAGACACTTTTATCATTAAAAAATTGAAAGAAGGATGTAGGAGGTTAAACACAAGAGCTGATACTAGACTTCCCATTACTCCTGCAATTTTAATGAGACTGGGTCAAGTTTTACCTTCAATTTGCAACTCACAGTTTGAAGTGTTGCTCTTTAAGGCAGCCTTTGTGCTAGCCTTTTTCGGTTTTCTAAGGGTCAGCGAGTTCACATGTCCAAAAAAGTGTGGAGATTTTCCCCGCGTTTTGTCAGCACAGGACATACGCTTGGTAGGGGAAAGAAGGGAAACCCTGGAAATCAAAATTAGGTATTCAAAGACAGATCAAAAGGGAGAGTCAGAAAAATTGTTGATTGACAATTGTGTCAATAtggctatacagg CAATTATGGAGTTTTATGCAGTCAGACCTAGCCAGCAAGGtccttttttcattcattttggggGAGATCCATTAACCTTCCAATTTAATCACATCTTGAGACAGGGTATAAAGGCCATAGGTTTATCACCCAGGGACTTCAGCTCCCATAGTTTCAGAATTGGGGCAGCTACTACTGCCTTTCTGTGTGGGATCCCAGAAgagagaattaaagaaatgggtCGATGGAAATCATCGGCCGTTCAATTATATATTCGACCACATCACTTCCTAACATTATAA
- the LOC140141396 gene encoding uncharacterized protein, with translation MAAQQQLPAGAGCVGSRFPYNNQIGLRRESTGRLEVEDMCQVLPDGRIACFGVGPIDCMPNRLRYNCLRGGEISCIAFQKVDYGVVNALLPTNQFMPVEWKDSPTRDAAPDEPDEPADPLQVQNLLKMISLGQGHQHFAVSQNWQDFTDIMTAVKEAILARMKKREPNHPQPNNPGNVELVTCETLHEANQWGSWNTPYSSYISKAEQVIEDISGQFPNVHPAIHKWIKAVCDGFTSIGQGALESLLEFLFPNISVKAPGTVQSVVPSPVNTSMNVSVIGGCAHSLVYGYHEEQSSDSNPSGKARGRTPVEYRVALLKVLDAHDDADDDDDDAHKCRSTSKFSRSRSPVRDTGYFYQDLQGINGNRPYSDRSVIDSPGEYIVQSHLHHHYFESHKPDLMVVQTKQVQNLDPGPPRMREEAHVKLVCELSTTRKFGRIDLVPSYLVKITEQCVQSCLASLGYNQDLILGLVVVVDGFKLINIERKENQGHFSYEISESDLILWNNAVGMHEMFHLIGNIL, from the exons ATGGCTGCGCAGCAGCAGCTACCCGCGGGAGCAGGCTGCGTAGGCAGTCGTTTCCCTTACAATAATCAGATTGGTTTGAGAAGAGAATCGACAGGACGGCTGGAAGTGGAAGACATGTGTCAAGTTTT GCCTGATGGCAGGATTGCATGCTTTGGAGTCGGACCTATTGATTGTATGCCAAATCGATTACGCTATAATTGTTTGCGTGGTGGTG AGATATCTTGCATAGCCTTCCAAAAAGTGGACTATGGTGTTGTCAATGCACTTTTACCTACCAACCAATTTATGCCGGTTGAATGGAAAGACTCTCCAACCAGGGATGCTGCACCTGATGAGCCGGATGAGCCTGCAGACCCACTTCAAGTCCAGAATCTTCTCAAGATGATATCTCTTGGTCAAGGTCACCAGCATTTTGCAGTATCTCAAAACTGGCAAGATTTTACCGATATTATGACTGCTGTTAAAGAAGCCATTTTGGCACGT ATGAAGAAAAGAGAACCTAATCATCCTCAACCTAACAATCCTGGAAATGTTGAGTTGGTGACTTGTGAAACCTTGCATGAAGCTAATCAGTGGGGCAGCTGGAATACCCCGTATAGTTCTTACATTTCTAAAGCAGAGCAGGTCATAGAGGATATAAGTGGACAG TTTCCAAATGTTCATCCGGCAATTCACAAGTGGATAAAAGCTGTCTGTGATGGTTTTACTTCAATCGGCCAAGGTGCTCTTGAAAGTCTGCTTGAATTTCTCTTCCCCAACATCTCAGTGAAAGCACCTGGAACAGTACAAAGTGTTGTGCCTTCCCCCGTAAACACTTCCATGAATGTATCGGTAATAGGGGGTTGCGCACACAGTTTAGTGTATGGATACCATGAAGAGCAGTCGAGCGACTCGAACCCGAGTGGAAAAGCTAGAGGAAGGACACCAGTTGAATATAGGGTAGCGCTATTAAAGGTTTTAGATGctcatgatgatgctgatgatgatgatgatgatgctcatAAATGTAGGTCTACATCTAAATTTAGTAGATCTAGATCACCAGTTCGTGATACAGGTTATTTTTATCAAGATTTGCAAGGTATAAATGGAAATCGGCCATATTCTGACCGTTCCGTGATTGATAGCCCTGGTGAATATATTGTGCAGAGTCATTTACATCACCATTACTTTGAGTCTCACAAGCCAGACTTAATGGTGGTTCAGACTAAACAAGTCCAGAATCTCGATCCAGGTCCTCCACGGATGAGAGAGGAAGCTCATGTCAAACTGGTGTGCGAGTTATCCACAACCCGCAAATTTGGCAGAATTGATCTTGTACCATCATACTTGGTCAAAATCACAGAACAGTGTGTTCAGTCCTGTTTGGCGTCATTGGGCTATAACCAGGATCTCATACTGGGCCTTGTCGTTGTTGTAGATGGCTTTAAGCTGATCAAtattgaaagaaaggaaaatcaAGGCCACTTCTCATATGAGATATCTGAATCAGATCTCATACTGTGGAACAATGCAGTTGGAATGCATGAAATGTTCCATTTAATAGGCAATATATTGTAA